One window of the Microvirga mediterraneensis genome contains the following:
- a CDS encoding metallophosphoesterase, with protein sequence MILSGDRLPTVTCNGVLVIGDPHVGSRRPGRRKDTVWPQAVLGKLERCAAIANERGLAVVILGDLFDRPVETDVALKNQLIRVLKGFAHRPIVNVGNHDIQHTTLTDSDSLALLGLCDVVDVVAASAPVTEFQVDARRIGIGMTPYGQPIPTDARGSFAGVDLRAWFTHHDIAFDGGYPGAVPPFAVEGCDVLINGHIHKTQKSILAGRTRWMNPGTITRQSVDLVDHVPRAWILDGSGALEPHALPYESNVFDLTGRVVNAADGAVVAREVESAFVTLLQAESATELKRSGDGAIVRDEIEAKFSADDTPDAVRAIVRSLLGEAVERHAAQS encoded by the coding sequence ATGATCCTGTCCGGAGATCGTCTTCCCACCGTCACGTGCAACGGCGTCCTCGTGATCGGGGATCCGCATGTGGGCTCAAGGCGTCCAGGCCGGCGCAAGGATACCGTGTGGCCCCAGGCCGTGCTCGGCAAGCTGGAGCGCTGCGCGGCCATCGCCAACGAGCGGGGGCTCGCCGTCGTGATCCTGGGCGATCTGTTCGACCGGCCGGTCGAGACTGACGTGGCGCTCAAGAACCAGCTCATCCGCGTTCTGAAAGGCTTTGCTCATCGGCCCATCGTCAATGTGGGCAATCATGACATCCAGCATACGACGCTGACGGACAGCGACTCGCTCGCCTTGCTGGGACTGTGCGACGTGGTTGATGTGGTGGCCGCATCGGCGCCCGTGACCGAGTTCCAGGTCGATGCGCGCCGGATCGGTATCGGCATGACACCCTACGGCCAGCCGATCCCGACCGATGCGCGCGGTTCCTTCGCCGGCGTCGATCTTCGCGCATGGTTCACACATCACGACATCGCCTTCGACGGCGGCTATCCCGGAGCAGTGCCGCCCTTCGCGGTCGAGGGCTGCGACGTCCTGATCAACGGGCACATCCATAAGACGCAGAAATCCATCCTGGCCGGACGCACCCGCTGGATGAATCCCGGCACCATCACGCGCCAATCCGTCGATCTCGTGGATCACGTGCCGCGCGCCTGGATCCTGGACGGCAGCGGCGCCCTGGAGCCGCATGCCCTGCCGTATGAGAGCAATGTGTTCGACCTGACCGGGCGCGTCGTCAATGCGGCGGATGGAGCCGTCGTGGCGCGGGAGGTGGAAAGCGCCTTCGTGACGCTGCTGCAGGCGGAATCGGCCACGGAGCTGAAGCGAAGCGGCGACGGCGCGATCGTCCGCGACGAGATCGAGGCGAAGTTCTCCGCCGACGACACACCGGATGCCGTGCGGGCCATCGTGCGCTCGCTTCTCGGCGAAGCGGTGGAACGCCACGCGGCGCAATCTTAG
- a CDS encoding single-stranded DNA-binding protein, producing MAGSVNKVILVGNLGRDPEVRRLSNGEPVVNLRIATSETWKDKGTGERKEKTEWHSVVIFNENLGRVAEQYLKKGSKVYLEGQLQTRKWTDQSGQEKYTTEVVLQRFRGELTILDSRGSGGGASEYGDEEPGQISRGGDFGRSSPMERRPEPAGGSRHNDFDDDIPF from the coding sequence ATGGCAGGCAGTGTGAACAAGGTGATATTGGTGGGGAACCTGGGTCGGGACCCTGAGGTGCGGCGTCTGTCGAACGGGGAGCCGGTGGTGAACCTGCGGATTGCCACGTCGGAGACGTGGAAGGACAAGGGCACGGGCGAGCGCAAGGAGAAGACCGAGTGGCACTCGGTGGTGATCTTCAACGAGAACCTGGGCCGGGTGGCGGAGCAGTACCTGAAGAAGGGCTCGAAGGTGTATCTGGAGGGGCAGCTGCAGACGCGCAAGTGGACCGACCAGAGCGGCCAGGAGAAGTACACCACCGAGGTGGTGCTGCAGCGCTTCCGCGGCGAGCTGACGATCCTGGACAGCCGCGGCAGCGGCGGCGGCGCGTCCGAGTACGGCGACGAGGAGCCGGGCCAGATCAGCCGCGGCGGCGATTTCGGACGCTCGTCCCCCATGGAGCGCAGGCCAGAGCCGGCGGGCGGCTCACGGCACAACGACTTCGACGACGATATCCCGTTCTAG
- a CDS encoding ATP-binding protein, with protein sequence MIGPDIDHDVARAQASLARLEGRRDALRGRREELTREIELAKGRLAVKDEVEAFIEAVHGSASRRSLSAFETLLTALVQEVLPGEKPVALDLSTERGLASLDICVRRADGTLEDVLEDNGGALTNVISMALRLIAVVKADVARFLALDEADCWIAPDRVSSFYRVLEDGAARLGVQCLAVSHHDLSQFSGSFHIARIVGEPVSGVEVQSTDTHAAWNEAQPGLRFIRLVNVQAYEDATLHLAPGVNALIGPNNRGKSTFIRALRAVFYGEARDSLVRAGTRAASVEIGVAGRRILRFTRQPRRSPVNIWSLHEADGSLVEEQGMRYETGGRNVPDWVADLIRIRKVEDLDVQIAHQKFPVFLLGETPSRRSAVLSIGQEAGYIRDMLVIHRERCRRDTDLVRNGERELIALGETLDGMNDLDALKDKLSAVRNQAEDLKVVSLQLQGLRQRATQLADLHGRLEKARARADITATLPEAEQLMNLTRSVERSRERRRIAERVVGLSHDLALSEARIAALRDLPEDLPSLENTGPAQNMLTRMADLRNASRIAQSRIAQVSEGLASLQTEMAQLMEETGGLCPTCGSPVKPENLLDHHAHSSHSSTPSERLIA encoded by the coding sequence TTGATCGGACCCGATATCGATCACGACGTCGCGCGGGCGCAAGCCTCCCTCGCGCGCCTGGAAGGGCGGCGCGATGCCCTGCGCGGTCGCCGCGAGGAGCTGACGCGGGAGATCGAGCTCGCCAAGGGGCGTCTTGCCGTTAAGGACGAGGTGGAGGCCTTCATCGAGGCCGTGCACGGCTCTGCAAGCCGCCGCAGCCTGTCCGCGTTCGAGACGCTGCTCACTGCCCTGGTCCAGGAGGTTCTGCCGGGCGAGAAGCCCGTGGCGCTCGATCTCTCGACCGAGCGCGGTCTCGCTTCGCTCGACATCTGCGTGCGCCGCGCCGACGGCACGCTCGAGGACGTGCTGGAGGACAATGGCGGCGCATTGACGAACGTGATCAGCATGGCGCTGCGGCTGATCGCGGTGGTCAAGGCGGATGTCGCCCGCTTCCTCGCTCTCGACGAAGCTGATTGCTGGATCGCGCCCGACCGCGTCTCGTCCTTCTACAGGGTGCTGGAGGACGGCGCCGCGCGTCTCGGCGTGCAGTGCCTCGCCGTTTCGCATCACGACCTGTCGCAGTTCTCAGGCTCGTTCCACATCGCCCGCATCGTCGGCGAGCCCGTTTCCGGAGTCGAGGTGCAGTCCACCGACACCCATGCTGCATGGAACGAAGCTCAGCCCGGGCTGCGGTTCATCCGGCTCGTCAACGTGCAGGCCTACGAGGACGCCACGCTTCATCTAGCCCCCGGCGTGAACGCGCTCATCGGCCCGAACAACCGCGGCAAGTCCACCTTCATCCGCGCCCTGCGCGCGGTGTTCTACGGTGAGGCCCGCGACAGTCTCGTGCGCGCGGGCACGAGGGCGGCGAGCGTCGAGATTGGCGTGGCGGGGCGCCGGATTCTGCGCTTCACGCGCCAGCCGCGCCGTTCGCCCGTCAACATCTGGTCCCTGCACGAGGCGGACGGTTCCCTCGTCGAGGAGCAGGGCATGCGCTACGAGACCGGCGGTCGCAATGTGCCGGACTGGGTTGCCGATCTCATCCGTATCCGCAAGGTGGAGGATCTCGACGTTCAGATCGCGCATCAGAAATTCCCCGTCTTTCTTCTTGGAGAGACGCCGTCCCGCCGCTCGGCCGTTCTCTCGATCGGCCAGGAGGCTGGCTATATCCGCGATATGCTCGTCATTCATCGCGAGCGTTGCCGGCGGGACACCGATCTCGTGCGCAATGGGGAGCGGGAGCTGATCGCGCTGGGCGAAACGCTCGATGGGATGAACGATCTCGATGCGCTCAAGGACAAGCTGTCGGCTGTCCGAAACCAGGCCGAGGACCTGAAGGTGGTCTCATTGCAGCTGCAGGGGCTGCGGCAGCGCGCGACGCAGCTCGCTGATCTCCATGGTCGTCTGGAGAAAGCGCGAGCGCGCGCCGACATCACGGCGACACTGCCTGAGGCTGAGCAGTTGATGAACCTTACGCGATCGGTGGAGCGCTCGCGCGAGCGTCGGCGGATCGCGGAGCGGGTCGTCGGGCTCAGTCATGATCTTGCTTTGAGCGAAGCCCGGATTGCGGCGCTGCGGGACTTGCCGGAGGATCTTCCAAGCCTTGAAAACACGGGCCCGGCGCAAAATATGCTGACGCGCATGGCGGATCTTCGGAACGCGTCCCGGATCGCGCAGAGCCGCATTGCGCAGGTCAGCGAGGGGCTCGCATCCCTGCAGACGGAAATGGCGCAGCTCATGGAGGAGACCGGCGGGCTCTGCCCCACTTGCGGTTCGCCGGTGAAGCCCGAGAACCTGCTGGACCATCACGCCCATTCCTCCCACTCTTCCACGCCGTCGGAGCGGCTGATCGCATGA